CCCTCGCGCAGCGGCCCCAGCGACCCGTGCCGTCCGTGGCGCACCGTGATGACGAAGTCGTGTCCGACGAAGACCATGATCTCGCCGGTGTCGACCACCTCGCTGGTCGCCGTCAGTTCCTTGTGCTCGACGTAGCAGACCGTTTTGAACACAGCGAACAGCGTGTCGCCGTACCGCTCCACCTTCGGGCGCTGATGGGCGTCCACCGAGTCCTCGACGGCCAGCGGGTGCAGGTCGAAGAGCTCGGCGATGCCGGCGAACTCTCGCTGCGTCGGCTCGTGCAGCCCGAGCCAGACGAACCCCTCGTCGTTCTTGCGGATCCGCTGCACGGTGTCCACGAGATCCCGGCCGCCAGGGACTCTGGCGCCGTCCCGATACGCCACGCAGTTGACCACCGCGGAGCCCAGCGGAGACCGGGCCGGGTGGCTGAGGTCCACGCGATCACGCCGCCGGGCCAGTCGTGCCACCTTGCGCAGGCCGCCGACCCTCCCGAGACTGGTGACCTTCCGCAGATTCCCTGCCATGGACATCTGGATCTCCTTGCGTGGATCCCCTCGCGCCGCTCGTTGCGCCTTGGCGAGCCAGTCTGCCAGGCGAAATCGATCGCCGGAAAAGCCTGTGGGAACGGAAGGTTCCGGTCCGGTTCATGGTTGTCGTGCCGTACGTCCGTGGGGGCAGGCCCGGTGTGAGCGACGGAGCGTCGACCATTCCGGACAAGGCGGTCAACTGGGATGATCTCCTTATGACGCGAACCGACGGGTATCTCCTCGACAACCGCCAGACCGAGGCGGGGCAGCGCTTCGATGCCTTCGCCACCCTCTTCGACCCCACGACGTTCCGGCACATCGAGCGCTTCGGCATCGGATCCGGCTGGCGCTGCTGGGAGGTCGGCGCGGGCGGCACGTCCGTGGTGTCCTGGCTCGCCAAGAAGGTCGGCCCGACCGGACGGGTCGTCGCCACCGACATCGACACCTCGTGGGCCGCCTCGGCAGCCCGGCCGCCGGTCGAGGTCCGCGTCCACGACGTGGGCGCCGAGGAGCCGCCGGGGGAGGGCTTCGACCTCGTCCACGCCCGGCTCGTGCTGGTCCATGTCCCGGACCGGGAACGGGCGTTGCGGTCGATGATCAAGGCCCTGCGGCCCGGCGGACGGCTGCTCATCGAGGACGCCGACCCCGCCCTGCAGCCGCTGCTCTGCCCCGACGAGTACGGCCCCGAGCAGCAGCTCGCGAACCGGCTGCGCCAGGGTTTCCGCAACCTGCTCGCCGATCGCGGCGCCGATCTCGCGTACGGTCGCAAACTCCCGC
Above is a genomic segment from Streptomyces sp. R21 containing:
- a CDS encoding methyltransferase domain-containing protein, with amino-acid sequence MTRTDGYLLDNRQTEAGQRFDAFATLFDPTTFRHIERFGIGSGWRCWEVGAGGTSVVSWLAKKVGPTGRVVATDIDTSWAASAARPPVEVRVHDVGAEEPPGEGFDLVHARLVLVHVPDRERALRSMIKALRPGGRLLIEDADPALQPLLCPDEYGPEQQLANRLRQGFRNLLADRGADLAYGRKLPRLLREAGLNGVEADAYFPVASPACTALESATIRQIRDQLVTAGLATNQDIDRHLANVAAGSMDLATAPMISAWGRKG